aaaataaattttacaaaaataataaaaaaaaaacaaaataacaaaaattccatTCATCAACCGGACGTACGAGCTTTAATTTCGGATGATCTTTGACAATTATCCATGTCACAACGTAATAAACTTTTTCTTATAAATGTTTCTATATTCGTCGTCGGTTATCGGTTTCTGGTTGACAATTAAGTTGTTTGATGTGGTAGATACCACAAACTAATGATTTCCTTGCGTAATGATCTTTTGTTTTGAATTTACTTGATAGATAATACATTAATTACTTTTCATTTGGTTTATGAAATATGCTCAAAACTACTTCGTTAATGCTCTATGGTGTTGACATTTTTTAGGTTGGAAATATAGGTGTAAAGAATAATAACATTGAAATTATGAgaatctattctaataaaagaaaataaCATTGCCACATGTCATCACCTTATTCACTATGCCACATGACATTTTATCTATTTTTCCAATTACCTTTAATTCCACTTGGCAAATTCTAATTTTTTtgcttttaaattaaaaaatccaTAATAAAATTACAATATATGAATTTCCCTGAATTTAAAGAAAGTCAATAACTACTTAAAAGCTCACGTAATTTTTGCAAGGGAGGTATTAATTTCAAATAAACCTTCTTAATTAACATCAACACAATTCTGTCAATCCCTTTAAAAAATTGGGTGCTGATTTTTCCAAGAAACGTTTTTATACATCCACGAAAATAATTGTGAATGGACACTTATACCCCCAATTCAATTTCTAGATATTTAAGAGGTTCCAGGTTTATCGGAAACAACAAACAAACGCACGACGACACAAACGCTTTCTTCCTCCTTTGGGTTGCTTTTACAGCCCGCGCTAGCAGATAAGTGTTTAATTTATACATGAATTGACGAGAAGTATGTTTGTCTCTCAAAAGAGGAGATGAACCGACATGACAGGGATTCAAATCGTCAATGAGCTTTAGTGACGGTGTAACATTTTCTTTACACAATGTAACGATGCAACAGAGAGTCAGCTAGACCACATGTAATTAACTACAACCCTATGAGCACCACGCTCTTGTAAGAAATTAACTAACCTCAAACTGGACACCAATATTGACAACAAGTAAATTAAGGATGGGTTTAACAGTAACCCATCTGCCATTGTGTTATATTTGAAGAACCTTCAACTTGTTCCCGAAGCACAAGTGTGAGCAACCCATAGTTGGAATGAGGTGGGAGACCAAGTGTGAGTTTAGGTTGTAGGCATGTTCACGAGGACAAACTGACTACCATATTTCAAACTCACTTTCACATCAATAAGCCCATGGCTTTCGAGTACAGAATCTATCACGTACCCTTTCATACAATTGTATGGTTTTCATTGAGTACTCACCCACTGCTACCATGTTGGAATATAAAATATCATTAGAACTAAGACTATCAAATCAGATTGAACTGTTCAAAAAGTTTATGGACCAATGAGAGCTTAGCAAACACAATGGAAAGTAGATAAATATCCAAGTCACCTAACAGGAGTTATATATAAGGATTCTACTGAAAGAAATACAGTTTGGGTGTAGCTATCAGGCGTAAATTCATTCATTTATAGCTTTGAATTCAAAAGTTTTGGTTTTATCAAGATTTCAAGTTTAATTATTTCGGTTTTATTTTTGTGTACAAGTAGAGTTTACCTCAAATCAACAGGAGAAGAAGGGCAAAGAGGAGCAAAATCTGGCATGGTTGGGGGCAGACAGGCAGTAAGTTATGATCTTTGTCCTCATAAGCAGATTTGGCCAAGGTCTTGAACCGGTCTGCTAATGTTTTATGTTTGTGCAATTAATAAATGAGGTATCATCCTTTGTAGTTACCAAACCAGCCAGGTGATTGTGTTTTTATACATTTgcctacttgagagagaattccaatCTGTTTGACACTCACCTCGTTTGAAGCTTGCAATGCtgaaggaagaagatgaagattttaGCGCTAAGTGGGGAAGAACAATAAGCATGTAATTTGGAAAGAATTACATGAGATATTTTTCTCTCTCTATTCAATATCGTTATTTTAAAGGAAGGGTATATTTGTCATTACATTAAATTTTCAGTGGAAATAGTAAAAACTTCAGTGGAATAATCAGCACCCTTAAAAATAACGTTAATTGGGAGAAACTTTTCAAACTTTCCTCCGCTCACGTAATTTTTGCAAGGAATGTATCAAACTTTGACATCCTTtccaaaaatcatttttataaattactttttatGTATAACTCAATTCTATTCATCTGTTATCACTATCTCTTGCAGTATTGAGTTTACAGCATCGTCTTCTAAAGTTTTGCATCATCACAGTGGAAAATCTTCTTTTCAATCACAGAGTTCAATCCATTTGGTAAGTTTATAAAAAAACTACTTTGAAATTGTTTGTCTATCTTTTGTTTCTTCTTGTGTTTTTTTAATGTGTgtgttgtttttttaacatcttctcaatgtgtatgtgtgtgtgtgcgttaACTGTTTATGTTCATGTGTGTTTGTGTTTAACTGTTTGTGCTCCTAAATCAATCCAATATAAAACGCATGATTCTGACTTTTGAGTTTTCATTCCATGTATCAAAATGTGGTAGATGAAAACAGGGGCGTTAAAACGTATGATTAAATGTCTGTAACTCTCTATGTATAAGTTCTGGAGCAACATTGAAGCTGTAAATAAATAAGATGaacaatgattttttttatgtagACTTTTGTTAAACAGGAGacttagaatgaaataaattgtcTTATAAAAGCCCCTGTTTTCCATCCTAACTCCTTACTTTCAACCTTGGGATTCAAAATTGAAACCATTTACAGcaacataattaaaaaaaattaattgttaTTCATGTTATTGTTCAACTATGCTGTTTTAGGTATTTTCCTTCCCCAACTGTTTACTATTTTTGTATGACCAAGGGTCAAAAACATCATTTTTACATTTTTCTTGGTTGTTTACACATTTGGTACATATTAACCTAAATGTGAATTTGCATACATTCAATCTACTTACAAttcaaaaaaaacatataaatattcTTCATAACTCCAGTCGTTTCATTACCCATAGCAGATAACAAACTGAATACCTCTTAGAATCATGATAACATCAGTACTGTTACAGGTGTTATTagaaaaaaaactacaaaaaagGTATGCTTTAAAATTATGTGTTTCTAACATCAATTTCACCTCCTCCTTTTTTTGGTTGTTAATCTTTTACTACATTCATTAGGAAATTTACAATTTacagtttttgtttttttaggcATTGCTGCAGAACCTACTTTGGTTTTCTGTTTTTCTATTATCATTTTGTTTTTAACATGATTTGGGCATTGCTGCAGAACTGACTTTGTTTTACTATTATCACTATTATTGttgattttttatgttttaatgtTGATTGATTAAAGTGAAAAATACTAATACTTTTTTTTGTCCCCAACTATTTATGATTTTTTATGAGCAAGGGGCAAAAACATCATTTTTACAAATCTGTTGGCTATTTAACACGTCTGGTCCATATTGACTTAAATGTCTATTTGCATATCTTCAATCCGCAGAACCGACTTTGTTTTACtgttttatgtaaaaaaaaatgaaaattccaTTTTATAACAACTTCAAATAAAGTAACTCTCCTCGGAAGATACCGAATACAATTTTTTCCCCTACAATATGGTGAGTCTGTTGAACATCGTATGTTTTGATTATAGTTGTGGGACACTTCTGGTATCTTCGGATTACCCGcgctattgcacaactcttgtctcGGTCCATATTGACCTAAATGTCTATTTGCATATCTTCAATCTAAATGTTTTGTCATTTATGCAATTAAAATGTTGTTTTCTTATGTTCATTACTACATTCTTGCATAGATTAATGGAAAACAGGAAGATTAGCATGATAAGTGAGTTGGCTCTCTCACAAGATGACTATACCATTAAGGTCCGTGTCATCCGTTTGTGGAGACAAACTTCATGGAATCAACAACTTCGTATGATTCGCATGATATTGATGGATGAAATGGTATGTTATAACTTACGTATGTTAACTTACAattatatgtatgtgtattataACTTACATATTTTATATATCATTACATTTATTGTATgcttattaattaatatttaattttttatcttAAGGGCTTAAAAATTGAATGTAATGTGGACAAACCATTTGCATCGCTTCAAGGAAAATCTTTTGAAGAATATGGTGATTACTACATTCATAAACCCACATTAGGGTTAAATGAAGGTGCTATAAAGTTTGTTGACGGTCCACACAAACTCTATTTCCAGTATACCATGAAGGTAACTAAATGCATAGATTTTTGCGGGCCACATAATTCTTTTGATTTTGCAGATTTCCAACAACTTCATCATAATGCAAtaaacccaaaaatttcatttggttAGTGCATTTCCTTTCAACCTACTACTAAtggattaaaatatttaaatttcattttttgcaCCACAAAAAAACATACCTACATTTTTTCCTTTTGTATAATATAGATGTTATTGGAAACGTTTTCCGGTGTTTTCAATTGGAACTTGCAAAGGATAGACAAGAAAAGAAAATCACATTCAAAATGGAGGATTTAGAGTGGGTTTCattttttatacctataattactctttttattatatatattttttagtaaTTTTCATCATTTTTACAGAGGATATGAAGTTTTTGTTACCCTATGGGGAATGTATGCTGATGAAATTAATGCATATGTCTCTAAGAATACCGGTCATTTTGTATTGCTTATTCAATGTGCTAAGTTGAAGCTTGTCCGAGGTGTTAAtttctaatatttatattaataatatatctaTGATATGAATTTGTTAACATGTGGAAAATTATTAAATTTCATTTTCAGATCGTCCTTATGTCAATAACACCTacttggccacaaaactttataTTGAAGATGACATTGAGGAGATAGCAACTTTCAAAAAAAGgttatgcatttgaaacccctacacaaatttccaaacacctcatgcatttgaagccCCCACACATTTTCACCTTCAATGTAATTAATCACACATCAtgaaaggttttataacttagataatatgtttaataaacaattaatggattgtcaactataaaaatgtcattcactttgagtagacacacaaataaaaatcacatacaaaatttacaaagaaaacaagtttaaaggttttgagttggtttgagggctttgaaCCATTTTTCGAGTcatgttattatgttaaagtttttaatttgtaagtttgttatatactaattaattttttatatttttcttggtttaggtattcttttaagacaatcattgtatgttgtggttgaaactataatgtaaattagattaaaTTCATGTTgtcgatcatatgttatggaaagtgatatagataatatttaattaaatatcgtatatatgtttgtatgtttgtgttgtttCAAAGTAATAATTAATAACAAATTATGGATATGCAATATTATCCATAGTATGCATGTAAGTCTCTTTAAAATGCCAATTGCCTATCTTATCACTTtctattttagtatatgtttaacattttaactACAATAATAAGTATCTTTTAAAATTTTTCTTtcgtttattaataataataagtggttttaatATTAATGAaccataattataaataataaaatcaaattataaaaatcatgaatatgtcatattatccatgcaagtctcttttgaaatacAAATTGTCCATCTTATcagtttattatttagtgtatgtttaacattttaatagtaatattaagtgtttcttaaaagtcttctttaacttattattaataataagtggtttaaaactaaagaacaataattttaaatgataataacatcaatttataaattacataacgttaacaacaaataaattgtattttaaatgaacataattattgaaattagaaaataatcgcataagtaaaaatttaaattatttaatcaTAACAATtgctaaaaataatattaaatagataattatatttagttttattAATGAGGAAGGTAGGGTGATGTCAATGAGTAGTATTGTTCAAAATATTATGTCAAAGTTAATGTCGATAACATAACCATttttaacatatatttttcaacattttaacaatatatttttaacctaTATTGCACAACGCGCGGTAATTCTTCTagtatcatacatacttataaagctagcattttttcttgaatctcatgcatttgaaacccattttttttaactttctcaaaccgcattcatttgaaacccccttttttaactaatacaactcaaaagtttttttaattatgatttaacactcaaaagttttataacttatattatgtttaattaacatttaatgaaaagtttactataaaaatgtcaatcttttgggaagacatgcatacaaatcatatacaaatttcagaaagaaaacaaacttaaaggtttttgtgttgggTCGAGGTCTTATgaccatttttggagatatgctattatattagagcttttaatttgtaagtttgttatactaattc
The genomic region above belongs to Lactuca sativa cultivar Salinas chromosome 4, Lsat_Salinas_v11, whole genome shotgun sequence and contains:
- the LOC111900824 gene encoding uncharacterized protein LOC111900824, yielding MENRKISMISELALSQDDYTIKVRVIRLWRQTSWNQQLRMIRMILMDEMGLKIECNVDKPFASLQGKSFEEYGDYYIHKPTLGLNEDFQQLHHNAINPKISFDVIGNVFRCFQLELAKDRQEKKITFKMEDLEGYEVFVTLWGMYADEINAYVSKNTGHFVLLIQCAKLKLVRDRPYVNNTYLATKLYIEDDIEEIATFKKRLCI